One window from the genome of Mauremys mutica isolate MM-2020 ecotype Southern chromosome 4, ASM2049712v1, whole genome shotgun sequence encodes:
- the LOC123369758 gene encoding zinc finger protein 646-like, with the protein MEEPSCEPSQPQREERPFKCGQCQRSYRHAGSLVNHRRTHEVGLFTCLLCRKEFSNPMALKNHLRIHTEERRHRCPDCGRSFRIASQLASHRHSAHGQKREEDGENNFQQGQDSSSSEADVFPALEGGGAGTLLSNLEKYIAESVVPADFSQLEFPGKAEEGQEAPGVPAEERRYKCNQCDKAYKHAGSLTNHKQSHTLGVYQCAVCFKEFSNLMALKNHSRLHSEYRPYKCPVCCKAFRLPSELLSHQKAHEKARWAGRAPSEGSEHSVSEEDSIETSAKLDIYQPPAAAFGEGTPCSLKDGAKAGGGDRGNPDGELCVRCGGSFADEEELRNHSCLYPEEEEEEEEEKEDGGGLAQPTMDSEGAWEASGKDGDQARPYRCGECGRTYRHAGSLINHKKSHQTGVYSCNFCCKQLFNLAALKNHLRIHLKSKPASRPGLQYSCPPAPEEAACHLYQSPAEPAGGERATEPPGRGEASGGDALKEEETGCVEEEEDGASEERPYRCGECGRTYRHRGSLVNHRHTHRTGVYQCSLCPKQYSNLMALRNHVRMHFRAARGKERGSYACTSCGESFEEEAEFQWHQLRHAAGDAAPCPQEGKEEEEEPGSVHTREAALLLAIKRDVEELEAAGPAPGMSHICGCCGMIFHDLGSLQSHALAHGDGEKTGTGEGEAELPGRRVYSCELCGKSYRHSGSLINHKQTHQTGDFECSLCAKRFSNVAAFKSHLRGHQKPRKGRAEEEEEGSVAEAEPRDAPDGTMQPDGSGDVGRGGPESTRVGEEGTLGKEESQRSYNLRGGSAVNGWQHPKEEEEAEASPSSSHNSQPYPCEILDHKHSQQLGIYQCSLCPKEYSNLEALKSHFRGHATAQQPGASTEERPFLCSLCGMIFPGETDLQHHHGLAHDREGEPREGSLEAGKDAAFPGFQQEAEGRPDERDGEEEMLLSHICGYCGQTFDDMASLEEHSLGHREEKEAALADTTIQLRLGPRPELPEEQKSGLTPPDSRPYACRQCGKTYRHGGSLVNHKKTHQVGDYQCGVCSRQYPNLSAYRNHLRNHPKCKLNDSRPPGNGDGVGKETALPHGREGGEAAAAPAPGKQDPRASDGEECKLHVCDVCGELCQGAAGLEAHCAAQHPEEEEEEELVSVAEEEGGSGGSGEEGAASERPFCCEQCGRSYKHAGSLINHKQTHKTGLFRCAICQKLFYNLMALKNHNRIHFETKRYKCTQCPKAFRLQKQLASHQRVHRERRPPLPASSSRKLAHAKRAGKAHADSGGVSEPPAASKKDPEERPYRCEQCGRTYRHAGSLLNHRKSHKTGHYCCPVCPRAYPNLMALKNHQRIHFEVKRHRCPDCGKAFKWQRQLVRHQLIHAQRRPRPGSRSSPGRPLLEGNSLVRSKTAREWRAARREQGSSHIDASGGHSDGGHLGTTSGGHVDGTSGPHVDSSHVGSASVGTSGGHVGGASGSHVDSSSVGGTSGSHVGSASVGASGGHVDTGTQTPVGVTQVPLGPFQCPVCPKQFPTPSALKNHGRVHTKKRFECSECGKAYRASRDLVQHLWRHQAEAEAGSTPGTNGLVDQRPYKCDRCERTYRHAGSLLHHKKVHTTGLYRCPACLKEFHNLLALTYHLRTHSDKKGRRCPDCGQAFRTSSRLASHAKACHGQAGYAKASHAATGGAQGPEAGSCQDAGVDGSATAAMGQVS; encoded by the coding sequence ATGGAAGAGCCCAGCTGCGAGCCGAGCCAGCCGCAGCGGGAGGAGCGGCCCTTCAAATGCGGGCAGTGCCAGCGTAGCTACCGCCACGCCGGCAGCCTGGTCAACCACCGGCGCACCCACGAGGTGGGACTCTTCACCTGCCTGCTGTGTCGCAAGGAGTTCTCCAACCCCATGGCCCTGAAGAATCACCTCCGCATCCACACCGAGGAGAGGCGCCACCGGTGCCCGGACTGCGGCCGCAGCTTCCGCATCGCCTCCCAGCTGGCCAGCCATCGCCATTCGGCCCATGGCCAGAAGAGGGAGGAGGACGGGGAGAACAACTTCCAGCAAGGGCAGGACTCCTCGTCGTCAGAGGCCGACGTTTTCCCTGCGCTAGAGGGCGGCGGCGCCGGGACGTTGCTGAGCAACCTGGAGAAATACATCGCCGAATCGGTGGTGCCGGCCGATTTCTCCCAGCTGGAATTCCCCGGCAAAGCGGAGGAAGGCCAGGAGGCCCCTGGCGTGCCGGCAGAGGAGCGGCGCTATAAATGCAACCAGTGCGATAAGGCCTACAAGCACGCGGGCAGCCTCACCAACCACAAGCAGAGCCACACCTTGGGCGTCTACCAGTGCGCCGTCTGCTTCAAGGAGTTCTCCAACCTCATGGCGCTCAAGAACCACTCCCGGCTGCACTCGGAGTACCGCCCCTACAAGTGCCCGGTGTGCTGCAAGGCTTTCCGCCTGCCCAGCGAGCTGCTGAGCCACCAGAAGGCCCACGAGAAAGCCCGGTGGGCCGGGAGAGCCCCCTCGGAGGGCTCGGAACACAGCGTCTCGGAGGAGGACTCCATTGAGACTTCGGCCAAGCTGGATATCTACCAGCCGCCGGCAGCTGCCTTCGGAGAGGGCACCCCCTGCAGTTTGAAGGACGGGGCgaaggctgggggcggggaccGGGGCAATCCGGATGGGGAGCTGTGCGTGAGGTGTGGGGGAAGCTTCGCCGATGAGGAAGAGCTGAGGAACCACAGCTGCCTCtacccagaggaggaggaggaggaggaagaggagaaagaggaTGGGGGTGGCTTGGCCCAACCCACGATGGATTCGGAGGGAGCCTGGGAGGCCAGCGGTAAGGACGGAGACCAAGCACGGCCCTACCGGTGCGGGGAGTGCGGCCGGACCTACCGCCATGCTGGCAGCCTCATCAACCACAAGAAAAGCCACCAGACGGGCGTCTACAGCTGCAACTTCTGCTGCAAGCAGCTCTTCAACCTGGCGGCCCTCAAGAACCACCTGCGGATACACCTCAAATCCAAGCCGGCCTCCCGGCCCGGCCTCCAGTACTCCTGCCCCCCGGCGCCCGAAGAGGCCGCTTGCCACCTCTACCAGAGCCCCGCAGAGCCAGCTGGTGGGGAGAGGGCCACGGAGCCGCCGGGCCGTGGGGAAGCAAGTGGAGGAGATGCTCTCAAAGAGGAGGAGACCGGTtgtgtggaggaggaagaggacggGGCATCAGAGGAGCGGCCTTACCGCTGCGGGGAGTGCGGCCGGACCTACCGGCACCGGGGTAGCCTGGTCAACCACCGGCACACCCACCGGACGGGCGTCTACCAGTGCTCCCTGTGCCCTAAGCAGTACTCCAACCTGATGGCCCTACGCAACCACGTCCGCATGCATTTCCGAGCGGCGCGCGGCAAGGAGCGGGGGAGTTACGCCTGCACCAGCTGCGGAGAGAGCTTTGAGGAGGAGGCAGAGTTCCAGTGGCACCAGCTGCGCCATGCAGCCGGGGatgccgccccctgcccccaggaggggaaggaggaggaggaggaaccggGCAGTGTCCACACGCGGGAGGCGGCGCTGCTGCTGGCCATCAAGCGAGATGTGGAGGAATTGGAGGCGGCGGGGCCGGCGCCGGGGATGTCTCACATCTGTGGCTGCTGCGGGATGATCTTCCACGACCTGGGCAGTTTGCAGAGCCACGCCCTGGCGCACGGCGACGGGGAAAAAACTGGCACGGGAGAGGGTGAGGCGGAGCTGCCGGGCAGACGGGTGTACAGCTGTGAACTCTGTGGCAAGTCCTACCGCCACTCGGGCAGCCTGATCAACCACAAACAGACGCACCAGACGGGGGATTTTGAGTGCTCGCTCTGTGCCAAACGCTTCTCCAATGTGGCTGCCTTCAAGAGCCACTTACGTGGACACCAGAAGCCAAGGAAGGGCCGggcggaggaggaagaggaagggagTGTGGCAGAGGCGGAGCCCAGAGATGCCCCTGACGGCACGATGCAGCCGGACGGAAGTGGAGATGTCGGGCGTGGTGGCCCGGAGAGTACCCGGGTTGGCGAGGAGGGGACGCTGGGCAAGGAGGAGTCCCAGCGGAGCTACAATCTGCGGGGAGGCAGCGCGGTGAACGGCTGGCAACACccgaaagaggaggaggaggccgaAGCGTCACCGTCCAGCAGCCACAACTCTCAGCCCTACCCGTGCGAAATCCTCGACCACAAGcacagccagcagctgggcatATACCAGTGTTCTCTGTGCCCGAAGGAGTACTCAAACCTGGAGGCACTGAAGAGTCACTTCCGTGGCCATGCCACGGCCCAGCAGCCGGGCGCCAGCACCGAGGAACGTCCCTTCCTTTGCAGCCTCTGCGGCATGATCTTCCCAGGCGAGACGGACCTGCAGCACCACCATGGCCTGGCTCatgacagggagggggagcctcgGGAAGGCAGCTTGGAGGCCGGCAAGGATGCCGCTTTCCCCGGGTtccagcaggaggcggaggggcgCCCAGATGAGCGCGACGGGGAGGAAGAGATGCTCCTCTCCCATATCTGTGGCTACTGCGGGCAGACGTTTGACGACATGGCAAGCCTTGAAGAGCACAGCCTGGGCCACCGAGAGGAGAAGGAAGCGGCGCTGGCTGATACCACCATCCAGCTGCGGCTGGGACCGCGTCCGGAGCTGCCGGAAGAGCAGAAGTCCGGCCTGACGCCCCCAGACAGCCGTCCCTATGCCTGTAGGCAATGTGGGAAAACCTACCGGCACGGCGGCAGCCTGGTCAACCACAAGAAGACCCACCAGGTGGGAGATTACCAGTGTGGCGTCTGCTCTCGGCAGTACCCCAATCTGTCCGCCTACCGCAACCATCTCCGTAATCACCCCAAGTGTAAGCTGAATGACAGCCGGCCGCCCGGCAACGGGGACGGTGTAGGGAAGGAGACAGCGCTCCCGcacggcagggagggaggagaggcggCTGCGGCCCCAGCTCCCGGAAAACAGGACCCAAGGGCCAGCGATGGCGAGGAGTGCAAGCTGCATGTGTGTGACGTCTGTGGGGAGCTGTGCCAGGGGGCAGCGGGGCTGGAGGCACACTGTGCCGCTCAGCacccggaggaggaggaggaggaagagctggTCAGTGTTGCCGAGGAGGAGGGCGGCAGCGGCGGCAGTGGGGAGGAAGGTGCCGCATCAGAGCGCCCCTTCTGCTGCGAGCAGTGCGGCCGGAGCTACAAGCACGCGGGCAGCCTGATCAACCACAAGCAGACCCACAAGACGGGCCTCTTCCGCTGCGCCATCTGCCAGAAGCTCTTCTACAACCTCATGGCCCTGAAGAACCACAACCGCATCCACTTTGAGACCAAGCGCTACAAGTGCACCCAGTGCCCCAAGGCCTTCCGCCTCCAGAAGCAGCTTGCCAGCCACCAGCGTGTCCACCGCGAGAGGAGACCGCCACTGCCCGCCTCGTCCTCCAGAAAGTTGGCTCACGCCAAGAGAGCAGGCAAGGCCCACGCCGACAGTGGCGGGGTCTCGGAGCCGCCCGCTGCCTCCAAGAAGGACCCCGAGGAGCGGCCATACCGGTGTGAGCAATGTGGGCGGACCTACCGCCATGCCGGCAGCCTTCTCAACCACCGCAAGAGCCACAAGACCGGCCATTACTGCTGCCCCGTCTGCCCCCGGGCCTACCCTAACCTCATGGCCCTCAAGAACCACCAGCGCATCCACTTCGAGGTCAAGCGCCACCGCTGCCCCGACTGCGGCAAAGCCTTCAaatggcagaggcagctggtgaggCACCAGCTGATCCATGCCCAGCGCCGGCCTCGTCCTGGCAGCAGGAGCTCCCCTGGCcgccccttattggagggcaataGCCTTGTCCGGAGCAAGACGGCACGAGAATGGCGGGCCGCCCGGAGGGAACAGGGCAGCAGCCACATTGACGCCTCAGGTGGCCACAGTGACGGTGGCCATCTTGGCACTACCTCAGGTGGCCATGTTGATGGTACCTCAGGCCCTCATGTTGACAGCAGCCATGTTGGCAGTGCATCAGTTGGTACCTCAGGTGGCCATGTTGGTGGTGCCTCAGGCAGCCATGTTGATAGCAGCTCTGTTGGCGGTACCTCAGGCAGCCATGTGGGCAGTGCATCAGTTGGTGCCTCAGGCGGCCATGTTGACACTGGCACCCAAACCCCAGTGGGTGTCACTCAGGTGCCCCTTGGCCCTTTCCAGTGCCCGGTCTGCCCCAAGCAATTTCCCACCCCATCAGCCCTCAAGAACCATGGCcgggtccacactaagaagcgttTTGAGTGCTCGGAGTGCGGCAAGGCCTACCGGGCCTCTCGGGACTTGGTCCAGCACCTGTGGCGGCACCAGGCCGAGGCAGAGGCTGGGTCCACTCCTGGCACCAACGGCCTGGTGGACCAGCGCCCCTACAAGTGCGACCGTTGCGAGCGGACGTACCGCCACGCTGGcagcctcctccaccacaagAAGGTCCACACCACCGGTCTCTACCGCTGTCCCGCCTGCCTGAAGGAGTTCCACAACCTCCTGGCCCTCACCTACCACCTCCGCACCCACTCGGACAAGAAAGGCCGCCGCTGTCCGGACTGTGGCCAGGCCTTCCGGACTTCCAGCCGGCTGGCCAGCCATGCCAAGGCCTGCCACGGCCAGGCCGGCTACGCCAAAGCCAGCCACGCTGccacaggaggggctcaggggcctGAGGCGGGCTCCTGCCAGGACGCGGGGGTGGATGGCAGTGCCACTGCTGCCATGGGGCAAGTTAGCTGA